In the genome of Opitutia bacterium KCR 482, one region contains:
- a CDS encoding UDP-N-acetylmuramoyl-L-alanyl-D-glutamate--2,6-diaminopimelate ligase, whose protein sequence is MIGFSNLNSLISLCGARSRFGSLSFAQQEGGLPAYTAGDLAKAVGALKITGDKTAEIKMLIADSRRVVPNTAFFAVKGLHTDGNIYVEEAAHRGAVAVVSEEPAPKVFPAAWIQVADIAEATAAAAKSFYGNADGLLETFAITGTNGKTSVSWMLQKMLDGAGSKCGLVGTIHYDLGGRCLPAARTTPEALELHAMLSQMRYAGCSAVAMEFSSHAIEQKRVKGIAVDCACFLNLTQDHLDYHKTMESYFEVKASLFTGALGKKPKAAVVNFDDPRGREIAARLSPETKLVSFAVDAEDAVVRAKDVNMLPQKSEFTLVWPDGEVRTTVNMPGHYNVSNALAALAAIYASGRDVAAAAKTLQNFSGVPGRMEKVKSPAKFDIFVDYAHTDDALKNGLSMLRKVAKGKLLVVFGCGGRRDKTKRPKMTRVVQQYADFAWATSDNPRGEDVKAIFEDMKTGVSDASKIEFVEDRRRAINLAIDAASDGDCILIAGKGHETFQELGDTIIPFDDKRVAEELLKLKGLS, encoded by the coding sequence ATGATAGGGTTTTCAAATTTAAACAGTCTGATTTCATTGTGCGGCGCAAGAAGCCGCTTCGGCTCGCTCTCTTTCGCGCAGCAGGAGGGCGGTCTTCCCGCGTACACGGCGGGCGACCTCGCAAAGGCGGTCGGCGCGCTTAAAATCACGGGCGACAAAACCGCCGAAATCAAAATGCTCATTGCCGACAGCAGGCGCGTTGTGCCCAACACGGCGTTCTTCGCTGTAAAGGGTCTGCACACCGACGGCAACATCTATGTCGAAGAGGCGGCGCACAGGGGCGCGGTCGCGGTGGTCTCGGAAGAGCCGGCGCCGAAAGTATTTCCCGCGGCGTGGATTCAGGTTGCCGACATAGCGGAGGCTACCGCGGCGGCGGCCAAAAGCTTTTACGGAAACGCCGACGGACTCCTCGAAACTTTCGCGATTACGGGCACGAACGGCAAGACGAGCGTCAGCTGGATGCTTCAAAAAATGCTCGACGGCGCGGGTTCGAAATGCGGGCTTGTGGGAACTATCCACTACGACCTCGGCGGCAGGTGCCTGCCCGCCGCGCGGACGACTCCCGAAGCGTTGGAGCTTCACGCAATGCTAAGCCAAATGCGCTACGCAGGGTGCTCGGCGGTGGCGATGGAATTCAGCTCGCACGCGATAGAGCAGAAGCGCGTAAAGGGAATCGCCGTAGACTGCGCGTGCTTCCTCAACCTCACGCAGGACCACTTGGACTACCACAAGACGATGGAGTCGTACTTCGAGGTGAAGGCGTCGCTGTTCACGGGCGCGCTCGGCAAAAAGCCGAAGGCTGCGGTAGTCAATTTCGACGACCCGCGCGGCAGGGAAATCGCCGCAAGGCTCTCGCCCGAAACGAAGCTCGTGTCGTTTGCGGTTGACGCCGAAGACGCGGTTGTCCGCGCGAAAGACGTAAACATGCTTCCGCAGAAGTCGGAGTTCACGCTCGTGTGGCCCGACGGCGAAGTCCGCACGACGGTCAACATGCCGGGGCACTACAACGTCTCGAACGCGCTCGCGGCTCTTGCGGCGATTTACGCTTCGGGGCGCGACGTCGCGGCGGCTGCGAAAACCCTCCAAAACTTTTCGGGCGTCCCCGGCCGAATGGAGAAAGTCAAAAGCCCCGCTAAGTTCGATATTTTCGTGGACTACGCCCACACCGACGACGCCCTCAAAAACGGGCTTTCGATGCTGAGAAAAGTCGCAAAGGGAAAGCTGCTTGTTGTCTTCGGCTGCGGCGGCAGGCGCGACAAAACAAAACGCCCCAAGATGACGCGCGTCGTCCAGCAGTACGCCGACTTCGCGTGGGCGACTTCCGACAACCCCCGCGGAGAGGACGTCAAGGCGATTTTCGAGGACATGAAAACGGGCGTCTCCGACGCTTCGAAAATCGAATTCGTGGAGGACAGGCGAAGGGCGATAAACCTCGCAATCGACGCCGCCTCCGACGGCGACTGCATTCTCATTGCGGGCAAGGGGCACGAAACTTTCCAGGAACTCGGCGACACAATCATTCCCTTCGACGACAAGCGCGTCGCGGAGGAGCTTTTGAAGCTCAAAGGACTTTCATAA
- a CDS encoding Mur ligase family protein yields the protein MPFFKADDLQAWTGGKWSKLDPSRKPEIRGFSNDSRNIGKDFAFVAIKAERDGHDFAAAAAANGATAIIAERELDVEIPTLVVKDSLKAFQRIAKMHRLRFEHPVVGITGSCGKTSTKEMLAKLTAWKNPLITEKNFNNEIGVPLTLTRIDLRQNQLAIVEAGVGAPDQMRELATMIEPDIAIITNVGLSHLERFEQVGNVAKEKAVLPAHAADGGWCLMHHNLLGWKAFDELKCKKAIVAPADAPEFKADLVFRYAVSDIENDFAAIDMCIEGGDEYYFEVPQMTKGMLENALLAIAATLMLGGREEQMAQTLEGFAPLPMRGGIVETDAAKYYLDCYNASPTSMKDALARFAKISESAEKRAYVLGTMAELGLASHPHHKDIGAHIQPYSNDVAVLVGAFADVYKTGLLENGWDEKNIFVFDTAEAAKAKVAELGGFVFVKGSRVCALEKALPDAVLEKLSAAPAKRGEPEEEPEEETPAAPANEVVESDGGEDIEDEDSDEFEDADDGVDDGGEDSEDFEEEDDEDERERI from the coding sequence ATGCCTTTCTTTAAAGCAGACGATTTACAAGCGTGGACGGGCGGCAAATGGTCGAAGCTCGACCCTTCCCGCAAACCCGAAATACGCGGATTTTCAAACGACAGCAGAAACATCGGCAAAGACTTCGCTTTCGTGGCAATCAAGGCGGAGCGCGACGGGCACGACTTCGCCGCCGCCGCCGCCGCCAACGGCGCAACAGCAATCATCGCCGAGCGCGAGCTTGACGTCGAAATTCCGACGCTCGTCGTAAAGGACTCCCTCAAAGCCTTTCAGCGCATAGCAAAAATGCACAGACTGCGCTTCGAACACCCCGTCGTTGGAATAACGGGCTCGTGCGGCAAGACCTCCACAAAGGAAATGCTCGCAAAGCTCACGGCGTGGAAAAACCCGCTCATAACCGAAAAGAATTTCAACAACGAAATCGGCGTGCCGCTTACGCTCACCCGCATAGACCTGCGCCAAAATCAGCTTGCAATCGTCGAGGCGGGCGTGGGCGCGCCCGACCAAATGCGCGAGCTTGCCACCATGATTGAACCCGACATCGCAATAATCACAAACGTCGGGCTTTCGCACCTCGAAAGGTTCGAGCAGGTCGGGAACGTCGCCAAGGAAAAGGCGGTTCTGCCCGCGCACGCCGCAGACGGCGGCTGGTGTCTGATGCACCACAACCTGCTCGGCTGGAAGGCGTTTGACGAGCTTAAATGCAAAAAGGCGATAGTCGCCCCCGCCGATGCCCCCGAATTCAAGGCGGACCTCGTTTTCAGATACGCCGTTTCCGACATCGAAAACGACTTCGCGGCAATCGACATGTGCATTGAAGGCGGCGACGAATACTATTTCGAAGTTCCGCAAATGACAAAGGGCATGCTCGAAAACGCCCTCCTTGCCATAGCCGCAACTCTCATGCTCGGCGGGCGCGAAGAGCAGATGGCGCAGACGCTCGAAGGCTTTGCGCCGCTTCCCATGCGCGGCGGAATAGTCGAAACCGACGCCGCAAAATACTACCTCGACTGCTACAACGCCTCGCCCACGTCGATGAAAGACGCCCTTGCGCGCTTCGCAAAAATTTCGGAGTCCGCCGAAAAACGCGCGTACGTTTTGGGAACGATGGCGGAGCTTGGGCTTGCCTCGCACCCGCACCACAAGGACATCGGCGCGCACATTCAGCCCTACTCGAACGACGTCGCAGTGCTCGTCGGCGCGTTCGCGGACGTCTACAAAACGGGGCTTCTCGAAAACGGCTGGGACGAAAAGAACATATTTGTGTTCGACACCGCCGAAGCCGCAAAGGCGAAAGTCGCCGAGCTAGGCGGATTCGTGTTCGTAAAGGGAAGCCGCGTGTGCGCCCTCGAAAAGGCTCTGCCCGACGCCGTGCTCGAAAAGCTTTCCGCAGCCCCCGCCAAGCGCGGCGAACCCGAAGAAGAACCCGAAGAAGAAACGCCCGCCGCCCCCGCAAACGAAGTCGTGGAATCGGACGGCGGCGAAGACATTGAAGACGAAGACTCGGACGAATTTGAAGATGCCGACGACGGCGTAGACGACGGCGGCGAAGACTCAGAAGATTTCGAAGAAGAAGACGACGAGGACGAAAGGGAGAGAATATAA
- the mraY gene encoding phospho-N-acetylmuramoyl-pentapeptide-transferase: MFFEIANLEDFFGPLRLFRYLTFRCGCALAFSFFLGIVIAPRIIATLRRIKFGQSFRTAEEVGKLAELHSGKKGTPAMGGLIIYASLTSATLLFAKFNLLVFNALFVYTALTALGFADDYLKIVKKNSRGVSGKIKLSVQVAVSLAALSILYFSKDYGSIMRELWIPFLKYPLIASMPFWFAFVFMFLVIGGSSNALNLTDGVDGLAIGCTVSVAVAYAVFSYVAGNTIASEYLFLRYIPDCGELTVVCCALLGASLAFLWYNAHPAEVFMGDTGSLALGGLVGIVAFMSQQPATLVLVGGIFVMEAVSVILQVASYKTTKKRIFRMAPIHHHFELKGWAETKVVIRFWIISLIFALAGLATLKIR, encoded by the coding sequence ATGTTTTTCGAAATCGCAAATCTCGAAGACTTTTTCGGCCCGCTGCGCCTTTTCAGATACCTGACATTCAGGTGCGGCTGCGCGTTGGCGTTTTCGTTTTTTCTGGGAATCGTAATCGCGCCGCGAATCATTGCGACCCTCCGCAGAATAAAATTCGGGCAGAGTTTCAGAACCGCCGAGGAAGTCGGCAAGCTCGCAGAGCTTCACAGCGGCAAAAAGGGAACGCCCGCAATGGGCGGGCTTATCATCTACGCAAGCCTGACTTCGGCGACTCTGCTTTTTGCAAAGTTCAACCTGCTTGTCTTCAATGCGCTCTTTGTGTACACCGCGCTTACGGCTCTCGGCTTCGCGGACGACTACCTGAAAATCGTCAAAAAAAACAGCAGGGGAGTGTCGGGAAAAATCAAGCTTTCGGTGCAGGTCGCGGTGTCGCTCGCCGCGCTCTCGATTCTCTATTTCTCGAAAGACTACGGCTCAATCATGCGCGAGCTTTGGATTCCGTTCCTCAAATATCCGCTGATTGCCTCAATGCCGTTCTGGTTCGCGTTCGTGTTCATGTTCCTCGTCATCGGAGGGTCGAGCAACGCGCTCAACCTCACGGACGGAGTCGACGGGCTTGCGATAGGCTGCACGGTTTCGGTGGCTGTGGCGTACGCGGTGTTCTCGTACGTAGCGGGGAACACGATTGCATCGGAATACCTCTTTTTAAGATACATTCCCGACTGCGGCGAACTTACCGTAGTCTGCTGCGCGCTTCTGGGCGCGTCGCTCGCGTTCCTCTGGTACAACGCGCACCCCGCCGAAGTCTTCATGGGCGACACGGGCTCGCTCGCGCTCGGAGGGCTTGTGGGGATAGTCGCGTTCATGTCGCAACAGCCCGCGACGCTCGTTCTGGTAGGCGGCATTTTCGTGATGGAGGCGGTATCGGTCATTTTGCAGGTGGCGTCGTACAAAACCACGAAGAAAAGAATTTTCAGAATGGCTCCCATTCACCACCACTTCGAGCTGAAAGGCTGGGCGGAGACAAAGGTGGTAATCAGGTTCTGGATAATTTCGCTGATTTTCGCGCTCGCGGGATTGGCGACTTTGAAGATAAGATAA
- the murD gene encoding UDP-N-acetylmuramoyl-L-alanine--D-glutamate ligase produces MSDKIAQLAGGKPVAIFGTGASGTAAKKLLDSLGIASVFYAETSAKKPASGDASAVREFSADAAKRHALAVYSPAFRPDHKWIETARNAGATAICEPDLSALAWSGSTIAITGTNGKTTLTSFITHALNIAGCDAFSAGNIGAPLSAFCPEYGRDPQKTAVCELSSFQTSNLQFLRPDFLLWTNFAPDHLDWHKDMEEYFRAKFNLVSATKGGIVVGSSVADAAREYGAKLPDAAVVIDESATRSAPPPFDSSIQARNFAMAVEFGKLFGLDKNAFEKAAKTFNLPAFRFSKPIEVGGVRFYNDSKATNIHAALAALEELKGEKNLVWLGGGKDKLCDLKPLTDAVNKRAKAAVLIGQTARKLADGLEIPAFVCESMAEAVKRSYELADGNAAVLFSPAFSSFGMFSGYVERGKSFENEVLCLKNLNKM; encoded by the coding sequence ATGTCGGACAAAATCGCACAACTTGCCGGTGGCAAACCCGTCGCGATTTTCGGGACGGGCGCAAGCGGAACCGCCGCGAAAAAACTGCTCGACTCGCTCGGAATCGCGTCGGTTTTCTACGCGGAGACTTCGGCGAAAAAGCCCGCATCGGGCGACGCCTCCGCCGTGCGCGAATTTTCCGCCGACGCCGCAAAACGCCACGCCCTCGCCGTGTACTCGCCCGCATTCCGCCCCGACCACAAATGGATTGAAACCGCCCGCAACGCGGGGGCAACGGCAATCTGCGAGCCCGACCTCTCCGCCCTTGCGTGGAGCGGCTCGACAATCGCAATCACGGGCACGAACGGCAAGACAACGCTGACTTCGTTCATCACGCACGCGCTAAACATCGCGGGCTGCGATGCGTTTTCGGCGGGCAACATAGGCGCGCCCCTTAGCGCGTTCTGCCCCGAATACGGGCGCGACCCCCAAAAAACCGCAGTCTGCGAGCTTAGCAGTTTCCAGACCTCCAACCTGCAATTCCTGCGCCCCGACTTCCTGCTGTGGACGAATTTTGCGCCCGACCACCTCGACTGGCACAAAGACATGGAGGAATATTTCCGCGCAAAATTCAATTTGGTAAGCGCAACAAAGGGCGGAATAGTCGTCGGAAGCAGCGTGGCCGACGCCGCGCGCGAATACGGCGCAAAACTTCCCGACGCGGCGGTCGTAATCGACGAATCCGCAACGCGCTCCGCCCCGCCGCCGTTCGACAGCTCCATACAGGCGCGGAATTTCGCGATGGCGGTCGAATTCGGAAAGCTTTTCGGACTGGACAAAAACGCGTTCGAAAAGGCGGCAAAAACTTTCAATCTGCCCGCGTTCAGATTTTCGAAGCCGATTGAAGTCGGCGGAGTGCGCTTCTACAACGACTCGAAAGCCACAAACATACACGCCGCCCTCGCCGCCCTCGAAGAGCTTAAAGGCGAAAAGAACCTCGTTTGGCTCGGCGGCGGCAAGGACAAGCTTTGCGACCTCAAACCGTTGACCGACGCCGTGAACAAACGCGCAAAGGCGGCGGTGCTCATCGGGCAGACCGCGCGGAAGCTCGCCGACGGGCTTGAAATCCCCGCGTTCGTGTGCGAATCGATGGCAGAGGCGGTAAAAAGATCGTACGAACTCGCGGACGGAAACGCCGCGGTGCTGTTCAGCCCCGCGTTTTCGAGCTTCGGAATGTTTTCGGGCTACGTCGAGAGGGGAAAATCTTTCGAAAACGAAGTTTTGTGTTTGAAGAATTTAAATAAAATGTAA
- a CDS encoding LysM peptidoglycan-binding domain-containing protein, with protein sequence MKKSVAITTIIAFHAVLIGGMLIQAGCSSEPEAQPQKAQSTVEEINPSQKDESTVATEQPVAETPAEQAKEVIPPEGSPALRAAPTRPAWNMSGSKSEELVPAEQPKKSGGDTLAPMAPAKPAGGATYIVQKGDSLAKIAKKHNVSLEKLLKLNGMNRATIIKVGQEIALPEPTPEAEVVPAKPAAPQIESAVETDELTVYIVKKGDSLGRIARKHKTTVKHLMDINGLKNHNIKIGQKLNVSKKGAAAAKQSETKKAVVLAGGELEYVVKSGDTLGGIAHRHGTSVKAIMERNSIKDARKLRVGQKLVIVSKKAVAKAEKKQEAKPEQPKAETKSEPQITVVGDANAKTESAASQAPVVAPAAAPAAPATPAPAVAPEAAPASQQTELPVTEL encoded by the coding sequence ATGAAAAAATCCGTTGCAATAACGACAATCATCGCTTTCCACGCCGTGCTCATCGGCGGAATGTTAATACAGGCGGGCTGCAGCTCCGAACCGGAAGCCCAGCCCCAAAAGGCGCAATCGACGGTCGAGGAAATCAACCCGTCGCAGAAGGACGAATCTACCGTAGCAACCGAACAGCCCGTCGCGGAAACGCCCGCGGAACAGGCAAAAGAGGTTATCCCGCCCGAAGGCAGCCCCGCGCTCAGAGCCGCGCCCACGCGCCCCGCGTGGAACATGTCCGGCTCAAAATCGGAAGAACTTGTGCCCGCCGAACAGCCCAAGAAAAGCGGCGGCGACACGCTCGCGCCCATGGCGCCCGCAAAACCCGCAGGCGGCGCAACGTACATCGTGCAAAAGGGAGACTCCCTCGCGAAAATCGCAAAAAAGCACAATGTCTCGCTCGAAAAGCTCCTTAAACTCAACGGAATGAACCGCGCGACGATTATCAAAGTAGGACAGGAAATCGCCCTGCCCGAACCCACTCCCGAAGCGGAAGTCGTCCCCGCAAAGCCCGCCGCGCCGCAAATCGAATCTGCGGTCGAAACCGACGAACTTACGGTCTACATCGTCAAGAAGGGAGACTCGCTCGGAAGAATCGCCCGCAAGCACAAGACGACTGTCAAACATTTGATGGACATCAACGGGCTTAAAAACCACAACATCAAAATCGGGCAGAAGCTCAACGTCTCGAAGAAAGGCGCGGCGGCGGCAAAACAGTCCGAAACAAAGAAAGCGGTCGTCCTCGCGGGCGGCGAACTTGAATATGTGGTGAAAAGCGGCGACACGCTCGGCGGAATCGCGCACAGACACGGCACTTCGGTCAAGGCGATAATGGAAAGAAACTCCATTAAGGACGCCCGCAAATTGAGGGTCGGACAGAAGCTCGTAATCGTCTCCAAAAAGGCGGTTGCGAAAGCCGAAAAGAAACAGGAGGCAAAGCCCGAACAGCCGAAGGCTGAAACGAAGTCCGAACCGCAAATCACGGTTGTGGGCGACGCAAACGCAAAGACGGAATCGGCGGCTTCGCAAGCGCCCGTTGTTGCTCCCGCGGCAGCTCCCGCCGCCCCCGCAACGCCCGCGCCTGCGGTAGCCCCCGAAGCCGCGCCCGCCTCCCAGCAGACAGAACTTCCCGTAACGGAACTCTAA
- the ftsW gene encoding putative lipid II flippase FtsW gives MPAKIEKSGLFGAWIPILLPAVFLTSLGLLILVSAGAGGDDPYAIFRKQAMWLFIALAAGFFAAFVDLKFLKKIAVPFAAVSMVLLVLAVYSPLAKEVNGSHRWIDLKVFAIQPSDIAKFAFVIWLSAYLYDNQRRMKSFVHGLVKPLCIVGAFCALIIIEPDYGTTAVFGAIGFILIFLAGARILYIAAMGLPVLAVFCTAVYFNPVRLQRVLSFLDVEGTKTEGSYQLYQAILAFGSGKITGVGIGQGRQQLAFLPEAHTDFVFAIVGEELGLVFTWLVVAMFLFLFIVGILNLRKAPNLYEFSVATGALLMIVVQAVSNMCVVTGLMPTKGISLPFISYGGSNLVAMFAFTGLLINCVRNWSKPAQIRASEL, from the coding sequence ATGCCCGCTAAAATCGAAAAGTCGGGTCTGTTTGGCGCGTGGATTCCGATACTTCTGCCCGCAGTTTTTCTGACATCGCTCGGACTGCTGATTCTGGTCAGCGCGGGCGCGGGAGGAGACGACCCCTACGCCATTTTCCGCAAACAGGCCATGTGGCTTTTTATCGCACTCGCCGCAGGATTCTTTGCGGCGTTTGTCGATTTAAAGTTCCTCAAAAAAATAGCAGTGCCGTTCGCGGCGGTGTCGATGGTATTGCTCGTGCTCGCGGTATACTCGCCGCTCGCGAAGGAGGTCAACGGCTCGCACAGGTGGATTGACCTCAAAGTGTTCGCGATACAGCCGAGCGACATCGCAAAATTCGCGTTCGTAATCTGGCTGTCGGCGTATTTGTACGACAACCAGCGGCGCATGAAGTCGTTTGTGCACGGGCTTGTGAAGCCGCTCTGCATTGTCGGCGCGTTCTGCGCGCTCATCATAATAGAGCCCGACTACGGCACGACGGCGGTTTTCGGCGCGATTGGCTTTATCCTGATTTTCCTTGCCGGCGCGCGCATTCTCTACATCGCGGCGATGGGGCTCCCCGTGCTTGCGGTGTTCTGCACGGCGGTGTACTTCAACCCCGTAAGACTCCAACGCGTGCTGAGCTTCCTCGACGTCGAGGGCACGAAAACGGAAGGCTCGTACCAGCTCTATCAGGCGATACTCGCGTTCGGGTCGGGGAAAATCACGGGCGTGGGAATCGGACAGGGACGCCAACAGCTGGCGTTTCTTCCCGAAGCGCATACCGACTTCGTTTTCGCGATTGTCGGCGAAGAGCTTGGGCTTGTGTTCACATGGCTGGTGGTTGCCATGTTCCTTTTTCTTTTCATCGTGGGAATATTAAATCTCAGGAAAGCTCCCAATCTCTACGAATTTTCGGTGGCGACAGGCGCGTTGCTGATGATTGTGGTGCAGGCGGTTTCCAACATGTGCGTCGTCACGGGGCTTATGCCGACAAAGGGGATATCGCTGCCGTTCATCAGCTACGGAGGGTCGAACCTCGTCGCGATGTTCGCCTTTACGGGATTGCTTATAAACTGCGTGCGGAATTGGAGCAAACCCGCGCAAATAAGGGCAAGCGAACTATGA
- a CDS encoding UDP-N-acetylglucosamine--N-acetylmuramyl-(pentapeptide) pyrophosphoryl-undecaprenol N-acetylglucosamine transferase, with amino-acid sequence MSKFIILCGGTGGHLAPGLAVGQALIKAGHEASFVISRKQVDSRLVAKYSDLHIIKAPGMAFSKNPAKLLAFLKELKNAVLFGKKVLEDGKYDVVISFGGFNSLGVSLAAAWKGIPIVLHEANRKAGKATRLLGHFAKRIYVPYGVRIPRRKAGQVKHAGYPVRDEIKLLPAEESKAAFGFAAEANILLVLGGSQGAAALNEWANAKFQKLADAGIDVLCVCGPGKDKFENRAIKAADGKTRQIKFLEFCDNMAAAMSASKVVVARAGAGTIAELARCRLPSVIVPYPYAADNHQFENAKCFERQGGCVVLEQRNLHKLFDEVLEIFGNEKLKENMEKNLERVDDLNDASKIVSDLSEIARSE; translated from the coding sequence ATGAGCAAATTCATAATTTTGTGCGGCGGCACGGGCGGACATCTCGCCCCAGGGCTCGCCGTGGGACAGGCGTTGATCAAGGCGGGGCACGAAGCGAGCTTTGTGATAAGCCGCAAACAGGTCGATTCGCGCCTTGTTGCGAAGTATTCCGACCTCCACATTATCAAAGCCCCCGGAATGGCGTTTTCGAAAAACCCCGCCAAACTTTTGGCGTTTTTGAAGGAGCTGAAAAACGCGGTGCTGTTCGGCAAAAAAGTTCTCGAAGACGGAAAGTACGACGTCGTGATAAGCTTCGGCGGCTTCAACTCGCTGGGGGTGTCGCTCGCGGCGGCGTGGAAGGGAATCCCGATTGTTCTGCACGAGGCGAACCGCAAGGCGGGCAAGGCTACGCGCCTGCTCGGGCACTTCGCAAAACGCATCTACGTTCCCTACGGCGTGCGCATTCCGCGCCGCAAGGCGGGACAGGTAAAACACGCGGGCTATCCCGTGCGCGACGAAATCAAGCTGCTCCCCGCGGAGGAATCGAAAGCGGCGTTCGGCTTTGCGGCAGAGGCAAACATTCTGCTCGTTCTGGGCGGCAGCCAGGGGGCGGCGGCTCTAAACGAATGGGCGAACGCAAAATTCCAGAAGCTCGCCGACGCGGGAATCGACGTGCTTTGCGTCTGCGGCCCGGGGAAGGACAAGTTCGAAAACCGCGCAATCAAGGCGGCGGACGGCAAAACGCGGCAGATTAAATTCCTCGAATTTTGCGACAACATGGCGGCGGCGATGTCGGCGTCGAAAGTAGTCGTGGCGCGGGCGGGCGCGGGAACAATAGCGGAGCTTGCGCGGTGCAGGCTTCCGTCGGTCATCGTGCCCTACCCCTACGCCGCCGACAACCACCAGTTCGAAAACGCAAAATGCTTCGAGCGTCAGGGCGGTTGCGTGGTGCTCGAACAGCGCAACCTCCACAAACTCTTCGACGAAGTCCTCGAAATTTTCGGCAACGAAAAGCTCAAAGAAAACATGGAGAAAAACCTCGAACGCGTGGACGACCTCAACGATGCCTCGAAGATTGTTTCAGACCTCTCCGAAATAGCGCGCTCCGAATAA
- a CDS encoding cyanophycin synthetase: MADKFYMMGVCGMGMAPLAAFLKDGGADVEGFDHSPNFDVKSALEKCGVEFENPHRIEPDRRVVISTALARRVGEIRAATGCDEIIRRGECWAELCADRRLTAVVGSHGKSTVSALIAHAARKLGLDCGYLVGAVPVDFPMHRYCGKGGIVVSEIDESDGTIERFSPEITVALNADLDHTDTYADTSRLEEMFERLFARTKKTVIYPKGDALLERVAARSKSPCRAVETGTEFTQINRAMATAAVEETFAIKIDTSVFDDYKGLLRRQETLLDTPRLRVVADYAHHPNEVKSFLGWFCKKYGGDRIVAFQPHRYTRTRRFAADFARILDERADDAEIFLLPVYPASEPFDPLGESSAIAEKSTRIKLAKPEEFFKIVADKIKSVDARKTNVAIVGAGDFYFSAKEFFRQ; this comes from the coding sequence ATGGCGGACAAATTCTACATGATGGGCGTTTGCGGAATGGGCATGGCTCCCCTTGCCGCGTTTCTCAAAGACGGCGGCGCGGACGTGGAGGGCTTCGACCACTCGCCGAATTTCGACGTGAAAAGCGCGCTCGAAAAATGCGGCGTGGAATTCGAAAATCCGCACAGGATCGAGCCCGACAGGAGGGTCGTAATCAGCACAGCCCTTGCGCGCCGAGTCGGCGAAATCAGGGCGGCGACGGGCTGCGACGAAATAATCAGGCGCGGAGAGTGCTGGGCGGAGCTTTGCGCCGACCGCAGGCTGACGGCGGTCGTCGGCAGCCACGGCAAAAGCACGGTGAGCGCGCTGATTGCCCACGCCGCGCGGAAACTCGGGCTTGACTGCGGATACCTCGTGGGGGCAGTCCCCGTAGATTTTCCCATGCACAGATACTGCGGGAAAGGCGGAATCGTGGTCTCTGAAATCGACGAAAGCGACGGCACAATAGAGAGGTTTTCGCCCGAAATAACCGTCGCGCTCAACGCCGACCTCGACCACACCGACACTTACGCCGACACTTCGCGCCTCGAAGAAATGTTCGAAAGGCTCTTTGCGCGCACGAAAAAAACCGTAATCTACCCGAAGGGCGACGCGCTGCTCGAACGCGTCGCGGCGCGGTCTAAATCGCCGTGCCGCGCGGTCGAAACCGGGACTGAATTCACGCAAATCAACCGCGCGATGGCAACGGCGGCGGTCGAGGAGACTTTCGCAATAAAAATCGACACGTCGGTTTTCGACGACTACAAAGGGCTTCTGCGCAGACAGGAAACCCTGCTCGACACCCCGCGCCTGCGGGTCGTCGCCGACTACGCGCACCACCCCAACGAAGTGAAGTCTTTTCTCGGCTGGTTCTGCAAAAAATACGGCGGCGACAGAATCGTGGCGTTCCAGCCGCACAGGTACACGCGCACGCGCAGGTTCGCCGCCGACTTCGCGCGGATTCTCGACGAACGCGCAGACGACGCCGAAATTTTCCTGCTGCCCGTCTACCCCGCGAGCGAGCCTTTCGACCCCCTCGGAGAAAGCTCCGCCATCGCCGAAAAATCGACGCGCATTAAGCTTGCGAAACCCGAAGAATTTTTCAAAATCGTTGCGGACAAAATCAAAAGTGTCGACGCCCGAAAAACGAACGTCGCGATAGTCGGCGCGGGCGATTTCTACTTTTCGGCAAAGGAATTTTTCAGACAATGA